Genomic DNA from Peribacillus sp. FSL H8-0477:
CTGGAGATCTGATATTTTTCCTCATAGTATCTGAGTGCAGAAGAAATAGATACCCTCAGCTGTTTGTTGATTTCCTCTACTGGCTCTTCGATTTTTTGTTCTTTGAGCGCTTCCCTCAATACATTTGCCGTTACTGGGTAGGTATCAAAAAGCGTTCCATCAAAATCCCAAATTATGTGCTTATACATATTTCTTATCCGCCTTTTCAGCTATGGTATAGGCAGCTGCTTGAAGAATAGCTAGAACAATTACGATCCAAAATCCATGTTTGAGTCCGACAGCAAGATGGATAATAAGCAACATTAAAAACAATAAAAGAAAACCATATTTAACGATTCTCGTATACATTAATAATTCCCTCCCTATGCTTCTACCGTACCATAAAATGGGTAATAAATCCTTTTTCTACAAAACCATAAAAAAAAGACCTTCTCAATGAGAAAGTCTTCTTAAAATCATTTATCTTCGCCGATAATTTTTACTTCTGTTTCTAAGTCTACACCGAAGTTCGCTTTGACCGTTTTTTGTACGTGTTCAATTAGTTCAACATAATCGGTGGCAGTTGCATCATCGACGTTTACGATAAAGCCTGCATGCTTCATCGAAACCTGTGCTCCTCCAATTTGCTTTCCTTGTAATCCGCTGTCTTGAATTAATTTACCTGCAAAATAGCCTGGCGGGCGTTTAAACACGCTCCCGCATGAAGGAAATTCGAGCGGTTGTTTGGATTCCCTTTGGAAAGTAAGATCGTCCATCTTCGCTTTTATTTCAGCTACATTCCCTGGCTTTAATTCGAAGGTTGCCTCTAGGACTAATAAATGTTCTTTTGAAAAGCGGCTAGTACGATAGCTCAATTCTAAATCCTCTGCTGCGAAGGTTTTTAACTCTCCTTCAGCAGTGAGAACAAGTGCCTCTTTCAACACATCAGAAATTTCTCCGCCATATGCACCGGCATTCATATAAAGTGCTCCACCGACCGTACCTGGAATTCCACAAGCGAATTCAAGTCCTGATAAACATTTTTCCAGTGCAAAACGTGATGTTTCAATAATTGTAGCACCACTTTGAGCAATGATTTGATTTCCCTTACATTCAACTTCTTTCATTTGAACCAGGACCATAACAATCCCACGAATCCCGCCATCTCGTATAATCAAGTTCGATCCATTTCCGAGCACTGTAATTGGAATCTGATGCTCCAACGCATAGTTATACGTATCGCGAACTTCAAGATAACTGGTCGGAAGAACCAAGATATCAGCTTTTCCACCTGTTTTGGTAAAAGTATAGTTACTTAATGGTTCGTTCATTTTCACATGATTTGATTTTAAAATTGCTATTAAGTCGTTATAAATTAATTCATTCATTTTTTGTAAGCTCCCAGTTGAGGATTTGTTTTTAAAAGTGACTGTTAAATAAGTCCTTCCTCATAATAAATGCATAGATAGTTCATTTTAAGCTTCATAAATGAAAAAGACAATCATTTATACGTCTTTTTCAATGCCATCTCTTCCAACATACACAATTTTCTTTTAAACGGCTACTCTAAACTTACTTTTTAAAAATTATTACCCCTACTTAGTTATATTAATATACATAAAATGGGTTTTATATTTAATTAAGATTACATTTACATTAATTATTTTACTATTAGATTAAGAACAAGGGGTAATTCTCTAAAAATATTAATATATCTTATTTTATTCCGAACTAGTAGTTATAAACACCTATACCAATATAGTTCTATACATAAAAATATAAGTTTACTAGGGAGAATGAGATGAGAAAATTAGTTATTCCAGCTTTTTGTTTTGCAGTCTTGAGTACTGTAGCTTTAGAAGATCAACTATCTATTACACCTGTTTCTGCCGCACAAGTTACTATTGAGAAAACACAGTATGTTACTGTCAGTTCGGGCACACTTAATATGCGGAAATCTGGTTCCACTACAGCTGCTGTTGTGGCTAAGCTTGCCAAAGGCACGAAGGTTACTGTTTCGTCTGAATCTAAAGGCTGGACAAAAATCACCGCCAACGGCAAAATCGGCTATGTCAGTTCACAATATCTTTCGTCCAAGAATCCGGTAAAAGCCACTGCTGCATCTATAACTACCAAATATGTCAATACAAGTTCTGGTACGCTTAACATGCGGAAGAGCGGTTCCAATACTGCCGCCGTTGTTACTAAGCTTGCCAAAGGTACAAAGGTTAGCGTTTCTTCCGAATCTAAAGGCTGGGCAAAAATCACCGCTAACGGCAAAACCGGCTATGTCAGTTCGCAATATCTCTCGACAAAGAATCCGGTGAAAGCAGCCGCTGCAGCCAAAACGACCATTAAATATGTCAATACGAGCTCAGGCAAACTCAACATGCGAAAAAATAAATCTAATACTGCCGCCGTTGTGGTTAAGCTTGCTAAAGGTACAAAGGTTACTGTTTCGTCTGAATCTAAAGGCTGGGCAAAAATCATCGCTAATGGCAAAACTGGCTATGTTAGTTCACAATATCTCTCGACAAAGAATCCAATAACAGCCGTTAAACCAACAACCAAATATGTTAATCTCAGCTCTGGTACGCTAACGATGCGAAAATCAGCTTCCACAAGTGCAGCTGCTGTAGCTAAGCTTGCGAAAGGAACCAAAGTTTCCGTTTCGTCCGAATCCAAAGGCTGGGCAAAAATCACTGCTAACGGCAAAACCGGCTATGTCAGTTCTAACTATCTCTCAACGACTAAGCCTGTAGCTGCAGCACCTTCAGTAGTTAAACCAGTGATCAAGTATGTCAATGTCAGCATAGATAGCTCCCTTAATCTTCGAAAACAACCATTAGATAGTGCGGCAGTTATTTTAAAATTGGCAAGAGGCATTGAGGCGACTGTTATTTCAGAGTCTGGGGGGTGGACGAAAATTAAAGTATATGGCGGAGAAGGATATGTTCATTCTTCCTTTTTATCTTCGGAGAAACCAAAAACACCTATTTCTGAACCTGAAGAAACGACCATCATAAAATTTGTAAAAGTAAGCGGCGGGTCTAGTTTAAATATGCGTTCGGAAGCTTCAACAACTGCTTCTGTTGTAACACAGCTTGTCAATAACACGGCAGTGACCGTTTACTCAGAAGAAAATGGCTGGGCACGAGTGACTGCGAATGGGAAAACCGGCTATGTCAGCTCGGCATTTTTAGCAGATATGGCGGCTGAAACGCCAAGCAGCCCAAATAAAACGATTGATAAGATTGTTACACCATATAATCTGTCCCTTAATAAGATGGTTGATTTCCAAATGGCTGTGGATGCGCAAACGGATAAAAACTATAAAACCTACATACGGGAGGATGCTTTAACCGTCACCAGTTCTACGAAGGGGACAGTTGACGGAACCGGCTGGCGGGTAAGAGGCGGAGCTGGCCCAGAAAACTGGGTAATCGCCACAGTCAAAGATCACCAGGAGTTAACGATTCTATCAAAAATATTGGGTTCTGACGGGTACAATTGGTACGAAGTAAATATTAATAAATCCTGGGTCAATGCAAGCCCCGACGATGTTAAATACAATCTGAACCCGGACAATTTTGCAAATGATTCCGTTAATATGTTTCAATTTGTAAAACTTTCGCAAACGACAAACCTGAATGCTTCCGAAGTGAATGAACGAATTCTTGCAGGAAAAGGCATTCTTACTAACCAAGCTGCGACTTTCATTACAGCTGGAGAAACGTATGGCGTAAATGAGATATATCTTATTTCACATGCACTCCTGGAAACAGGGAAAGGTACCTCCCCACTCGCAACAGGCGTCGAAGTGAATGGAAAAACAGTCTATAATATGTACGGAATCGGTGCGTATGACGGTACCGCGCTAAGCAGCGGCGCCCAATATGCATATAATGCCGGCTGGTTTACTCCCGAAGCGGCCATCATCGGCGGTGCCAAATTTATTGCCAATGGCTATATTTCAGCTGGACAAGACACGCTCTATAAAATGAGATGGAATCCAGCAGGCGCAGCAAATTACGGATACGCCACTCACCAATACGCAACCGATATCGGCTGGGCAGCAAAACAAGTCAAACAGATTTATAATTTATATAGCTTGCTAGAATCCTATCATTTAACGGTAGAAATTCCTGCATACAAATAGAATGCGAGGCAGATCCCAAGGTTGGGGTCTGCTTTTTTATTTGATTCTTGAATGGCCTTCCGCACAGAAACTCCTCCATATCGCACAGCAGCGCAAGTTTGTCTTTTGAAAAAGAGTATCTTTCTCTACTTACGTTTGGCAATCCGACTTAGATTCTAGTAAATGACGCATTTTCTGAATCGACAAAATAGCCTTCTGCACAGTTTTTAGCTTGTTTTGCATAGAAAGTGTCTCAACTGCACACAAATTCCTCAGTTCTGCACACATACCGTTCTGAACAGGTTCAAATTTCCACACAAAAGAACCCGTACAATTTTTCTTGTACGGGTTCTTGATTAGAACGTTAGTATGATTCGGGTGGCTTCTCCATTTGCTAGTCGATCGAAGCCTTCGTTGATTTCTTCTAGTGTGATGGATCCTGTTAGGAGTTCGTGGACAGGGAGTTTGTTTTGTTTGTATAGCTGGATAAATCTTGGGATGTCTCGGTTAGGTACGCAGCTGCCGACATAGGAGCCTTTAATGGTTCGTTCTTCAGCTGTCAGTGTTACCTGTGGGAAGGAGAATTTATGCTCTGGATGCGGCAATCCGGTTGTGACCGTGGTTCCGCCTCGTTTAGTAATCTTATAGGCGATTTCCATGGCTGCAACGGCTCCCGCTGTTTCAAAGGCATAATCAACTCCGCCTCCCGTCGCTTTTCGAATATCCTCAATAAAATCAGGCTGCTTCGAATCAAAGATATCCGTTGCACCCAGTTCCTTCGCTTTGGCTAGTTTGCTTTCATTCAAATCGACTGCAATAATCCGTCCCGCTCCAGCCGTAACTGCGCCTAATAACGCACTTAACCCAACTCCGCCAAGACCAATAATCGCCACCGTGCTGCCCATCTCAATTTTAGCCGTATTCACCACCGCGCCGACGCCTGTAATTACGGCACAGCCAAATAGTGCCAGCTCATCAAACGGAATATCTTTTACTACCTTAATCAGCGACGTTCTTGAGACCACCGCATGATCGGCAAATGCTGATACACCAACGTGATGGTACACTTCTTCCCCATTTAAATGAAGCCTGCGTCCATCATTCAGCAGTGTTCCCACACCATTAGCAGCCGCTCCCGGTTCACAAAGTGCCGGTCGCCCTTCCTGACAGGGTAAACAATGACCGCAGCTCGGGACAAATGCACACACCACATGGTCACCTGGTTCAAGATCCGTTACTCCTTCGCCAACTTCGACGACTATCCCCGCCGCTTCATGCCCCAAAGCCATCGGAAGCGGACGCGGCCGGCTGCCATTTATCACCGACAAATCTGAATGACAAAGACCCGCCGCCTTCACTTGAATTAATACCTCACCCATTTGCGGGGAATCCAATTCCAACGTTTCAATTTTTAACGGCTTACTTTCTGCATATGGTTGAGATAATCCTAACTCATGAAGCACTGCTGCTCGTATTTTCATAGAGTCCCCCCTCTCACATTAATCCCGATAAACTTAATATCTGTCATATCCTCAATCGCATATTGAATGCCTTCCTTACCAATTCCGCTCATCTTGACCCCGCCATACGGCATATGATCATACCGCAAAACAGAAACCTCGTTTATCCAGACTCCGCCTGTTTCTAAACGATCAGCCATTCGGAAGCCTCGGTTAATATCATTGGTAAAGACACCGGCCTGTAATCCATATTCAGAATCATTGGCAGCACGGATCACTTCTTCCTCACTATCAAACGGAATCAAACTAACGATTGGCGCAAAAACTTCGGCACAGACAACCTTCATCGATGGCTGAACATTTGCTAGAATAGTAGGTTCAACCATCGCACCTTCTCTTGTCCCGCCGCATAAAATGTCTGCTCCCTGATCAACCGCTTCTTGAACCCAAGCTTCAGCCCGAATCGCCGCCTCTTCAGTAATCATTGGGCCTATCATTGTGGCTTCATCTAAAGGATCACCCGGCGTCAATGTTTTCACGGCAGCCACCAGCTGTTCTGCCAATGAATCATAGATTCCCCGCTGCACATATAGTCTTTGCACCGACACACAGGCTTGGCCGGCAAACGTATAGCCGCCTCTGACAATGGATGATACCGCCGACTCCAAATCTGCATCATCGAAAATTATATTCGGTGCGTTTGACCCTAATTCTAAGGTCACTTTTTTCCTGTATGCTAAGTTCTTAATCTGCCAGCCTACCGGACCGCTTCCTGTAAACGTCACTTTTTTGACCAGCTTGTGCGTCACAAGTGCCTCACCGAACTCACTTCCCGGACCCATAATAATATTAAATGCCCCTTCTGGCAGCCCCGCTTCTTGAAAAATTTTATATACTAATCCTGCTGTTAAGGGGGTTTTCTCAGCCGGCTTTAACACAACCGTGTTCCCAGCGGCAATCGCAGGTGCAATCTTATGCAGCGCTAGATTAAGCGGAAAATTAAATGGAGTAATCGCCGCTACTACACCTAACGGAACGCGCTTTGAAAAGCCGATTTGGTGCTCGCCGCCAATCGCATTGTCCATCGGGATTTGTTCACCTTTAATCTGTTTGGCTCCCTCAGAAGCAAATCGGAGCACTTGAATCGCTCTTTTGACTTCCACACGGCCTTCGCGAACTGGTTTTCCTGCTTCCATTGCAAGCAGCGTAACAAATTCTTCACCGCGGCTTTCCAACAAATCCGCTGCAACCCGCAGAATCCGCGAGCGCTCATACGCCGGCATCTGCTTCATCGTCGAGTGAAAAACCTGATCTGCAATCTCAACGGCTTCGTGAACATCTTCTTCTGTCGCACAAAAAATCTGTCCAATGATTTCATTGGTAAATGGGTTGGTCACGCTTAATTCTTTCCGATCCGAAATGATTTCTTTCCCAGCAATAATCGAGCCGCACACTATGACTTCAACGGTTTTCATCTAGTCTCCCCCTACTTACTCATAGAATCCTTCGGTTGACTTAATAAATTCTCTGAATTGCTTGGAATCATGGCCAAACCATACCTGTGAATTGGTGCGCTCTGCATATTTTTTAATCCGTTCCACGGCGCTTAAAAATCCGACTGAATCGTAGATAATCCCAGGAATCTTAACAGGCGGACCATAGTTTTCAGCAGAATAAACAGCATCCGATGCTAAAATAATTCCCCCTTCACCCGGCAGCTCGATATGAAGACCAAGCATTCCCCAGGCATGTCCCGGTCCAAAGTTCAGAATTTTAATTCCTTCCGCAAGCTCCAGTTCATCTTCATGGGGCATAATCGTTTTCCAATTCACGCCTGTTTTGATCCATTGATCAATATCCGCCCACACATAGGCCCCCATATCTTTATTGATCGCATACGTTTTCATCGTATTTGACAGCTCCGTATCATGTACAATTACCGTTGCGTTTTTGAACAATTCCAAACAGCCGGCATGATCGAGATGTAAATGCGAAGCCACCACATACTTAATATCCTCTGGACGGACGTTTAATTGAGCTAGGCGGTTAATCAGGTAGCACTCTTCGGATGCCTGATAAGGAAATAATTCTTGAACCCCTTCTGGCCATCTGCCTTCATCGCCCATCCCCTCAGGGTTACAACCTGTATCAAAGAGAATTTTGCCTTCAGGATGATCAATCAAAACTGCATAAACTGGAAATTCAACGAATTCAGCCGGTGGATTTTGATTGTTTATCGATGCCGGATTATGCATCGCCACCATAAAGCCTTTATCCATTTGCATCGTCCCTGTATCAAGCACATACATTTTTGGTTTAATCATAATCATAGCCTCCTTTTAATTGGTAACGCTTTCATTTAGTAGAGCGGATTTCCCTGCAATCACAATTGATCCTCTGACTACGTTTCTAGCTGCCGACTCATCTAATGCCGTTTTAATTTCTGCTAGTGAAAATTCCCGATCAAGCATCTCATTAAAAGGATATTTCTCCGATGTAGACTTCAGAAAATCCAACGCCTTCTTTAAATACCATGGATCATACCGAACAACTGGAAGCACCTGAATGGACTTTCTTGTTAACAATCCTGGGTCAAACGGTGTTAGTTTACCAGGTGAGATATTGCCGATACTCACATATTTTCCACCTTGCCGAATCAAATGAATTCCCTCTGCGAATGCCGCCGGAACACCACTTACTTCAATCCCAGCATGTGCGCCCTTTCCATCTGTTAAACGCAGTACTTCTTCTGTCCGTGCTTCAAGTGTCGAGAATTCATTTAGATTAATCACATGGTCTGCACCAAATTTCTTTGCCAGCTCTAGGCGGCTTTCTACTCCATCAATGATAATCACCCTTGCCCCTTTTTCCTTTGCTACCGCGGCAGCATTCAACCCTAATCCTCCAGCCCCTTGGATGACAACACGTTGACCATAGGTAATCTGTGCCTTATCAATCCCAAAATAAACTTGTGACAGCGCACAATTCGCACTGGCAGCGGCAACATCTGACACAGAATCCGGCACCTTATAAAAATATTGATCAGGGTGGATATAATAATGAGTCGCAAACGTCCCGTGAAAGTGAGGGGCAACATTTGGGTCCAAATTCCAGAAATCATAGGCATGTTCACAAAGATGAAAGTTACCTTCCTGACAAGGGGTACACTTTCTGCACGTAATATAATAGGCAGCAACGACACGATCACCAATCTTAATACTCTCTCCTGCATAATCCCGGTCCACACCTTCACCAAGCGAATACACTTCCCCGACCATCTCATGACCAAGGACACCGCTCTTTTTTGTCGGATGCATCCCTTTCCAAATATGCAGCTCAGACCCGCAGATATTCGTCCGCAAAACCTTCACCACAACGCCGCCTGTATCGGCATTAGGCACTTCATATTCCCGATACTCCATCATCTCGGCTTCAGTCATTACAGCAACCTTCCCCATCTCTTTCAACTATTTTCCCCCCTCCTTTTTAAACGATTAGAACCTTGTTATTTTTATACTAAATCAATAAAAATTCACCGTCAAATATTTGTTCTGAAAATTCAATTAATTTTATTTAACTTTCCAATCCGATTATATAGTCAGAATATTTACTGGTTATTTTAACCATAATTACATATAATTATATTAAGGGGATGTTCGTAGTGATTGACTTGTACCGAATACTTAAAACTCTTTTCTATACTGGTCCTGTTAAAGAAATTCCTAAAGGGTCCCGACATTGTCCTGACTGTGATGGGACAGGGAATTACGATTCATTTATGGACTGTCTAGCATGTGATGGTAAAGGTTATATCAACTATGAAGTATACATAAAGGCAATACAAAAAATTGACTCTCTAAGAGAATAAAAAACCTCCCAATGGAGGTTTTTTATCTATACTGCTTTGCTAATCTTAAAGGTACTCCTACCTCGAAAGGTCCGTTCATGACAAAAAAAACAATTTTCTTCATTGTATTCGTATGCTGGATGCTAGTTATCTTTAATTTTTCTGCGCAATCCTATCAAGAACAGGATCTTACACCCGTTTTAAAAACTTATCTGGAACCCTTACATTTAGAAGAAAAATTGGATGGTATCTCTTTCAATTATGCAGGAAGTGAAGTCAGCGTTCAGAGCGTAGGCGTTGTCTCATTTGTTCAATTCTTTATTCGCAAGGCAGCCCATTTATCGAT
This window encodes:
- the murB gene encoding UDP-N-acetylmuramate dehydrogenase, with amino-acid sequence MNELIYNDLIAILKSNHVKMNEPLSNYTFTKTGGKADILVLPTSYLEVRDTYNYALEHQIPITVLGNGSNLIIRDGGIRGIVMVLVQMKEVECKGNQIIAQSGATIIETSRFALEKCLSGLEFACGIPGTVGGALYMNAGAYGGEISDVLKEALVLTAEGELKTFAAEDLELSYRTSRFSKEHLLVLEATFELKPGNVAEIKAKMDDLTFQRESKQPLEFPSCGSVFKRPPGYFAGKLIQDSGLQGKQIGGAQVSMKHAGFIVNVDDATATDYVELIEHVQKTVKANFGVDLETEVKIIGEDK
- a CDS encoding aldehyde dehydrogenase family protein, with the translated sequence MKTVEVIVCGSIIAGKEIISDRKELSVTNPFTNEIIGQIFCATEEDVHEAVEIADQVFHSTMKQMPAYERSRILRVAADLLESRGEEFVTLLAMEAGKPVREGRVEVKRAIQVLRFASEGAKQIKGEQIPMDNAIGGEHQIGFSKRVPLGVVAAITPFNFPLNLALHKIAPAIAAGNTVVLKPAEKTPLTAGLVYKIFQEAGLPEGAFNIIMGPGSEFGEALVTHKLVKKVTFTGSGPVGWQIKNLAYRKKVTLELGSNAPNIIFDDADLESAVSSIVRGGYTFAGQACVSVQRLYVQRGIYDSLAEQLVAAVKTLTPGDPLDEATMIGPMITEEAAIRAEAWVQEAVDQGADILCGGTREGAMVEPTILANVQPSMKVVCAEVFAPIVSLIPFDSEEEVIRAANDSEYGLQAGVFTNDINRGFRMADRLETGGVWINEVSVLRYDHMPYGGVKMSGIGKEGIQYAIEDMTDIKFIGINVRGGTL
- the ahlS gene encoding AhlS family quorum-quenching N-acyl homoserine lactonase, yielding MIKPKMYVLDTGTMQMDKGFMVAMHNPASINNQNPPAEFVEFPVYAVLIDHPEGKILFDTGCNPEGMGDEGRWPEGVQELFPYQASEECYLINRLAQLNVRPEDIKYVVASHLHLDHAGCLELFKNATVIVHDTELSNTMKTYAINKDMGAYVWADIDQWIKTGVNWKTIMPHEDELELAEGIKILNFGPGHAWGMLGLHIELPGEGGIILASDAVYSAENYGPPVKIPGIIYDSVGFLSAVERIKKYAERTNSQVWFGHDSKQFREFIKSTEGFYE
- a CDS encoding SH3 domain-containing protein — encoded protein: MRKLVIPAFCFAVLSTVALEDQLSITPVSAAQVTIEKTQYVTVSSGTLNMRKSGSTTAAVVAKLAKGTKVTVSSESKGWTKITANGKIGYVSSQYLSSKNPVKATAASITTKYVNTSSGTLNMRKSGSNTAAVVTKLAKGTKVSVSSESKGWAKITANGKTGYVSSQYLSTKNPVKAAAAAKTTIKYVNTSSGKLNMRKNKSNTAAVVVKLAKGTKVTVSSESKGWAKIIANGKTGYVSSQYLSTKNPITAVKPTTKYVNLSSGTLTMRKSASTSAAAVAKLAKGTKVSVSSESKGWAKITANGKTGYVSSNYLSTTKPVAAAPSVVKPVIKYVNVSIDSSLNLRKQPLDSAAVILKLARGIEATVISESGGWTKIKVYGGEGYVHSSFLSSEKPKTPISEPEETTIIKFVKVSGGSSLNMRSEASTTASVVTQLVNNTAVTVYSEENGWARVTANGKTGYVSSAFLADMAAETPSSPNKTIDKIVTPYNLSLNKMVDFQMAVDAQTDKNYKTYIREDALTVTSSTKGTVDGTGWRVRGGAGPENWVIATVKDHQELTILSKILGSDGYNWYEVNINKSWVNASPDDVKYNLNPDNFANDSVNMFQFVKLSQTTNLNASEVNERILAGKGILTNQAATFITAGETYGVNEIYLISHALLETGKGTSPLATGVEVNGKTVYNMYGIGAYDGTALSSGAQYAYNAGWFTPEAAIIGGAKFIANGYISAGQDTLYKMRWNPAGAANYGYATHQYATDIGWAAKQVKQIYNLYSLLESYHLTVEIPAYK
- a CDS encoding VanZ family protein; its protein translation is MTKKTIFFIVFVCWMLVIFNFSAQSYQEQDLTPVLKTYLEPLHLEEKLDGISFNYAGSEVSVQSVGVVSFVQFFIRKAAHLSIFFVLGFLTYRVLSYFLKKKQLWFPGALMFVILYASLDELHQKITGDRTPLIQDVVLDTVGGTLGIIVCWLWVKKRNQTKQSA
- a CDS encoding zinc-dependent alcohol dehydrogenase family protein; this translates as MKIRAAVLHELGLSQPYAESKPLKIETLELDSPQMGEVLIQVKAAGLCHSDLSVINGSRPRPLPMALGHEAAGIVVEVGEGVTDLEPGDHVVCAFVPSCGHCLPCQEGRPALCEPGAAANGVGTLLNDGRRLHLNGEEVYHHVGVSAFADHAVVSRTSLIKVVKDIPFDELALFGCAVITGVGAVVNTAKIEMGSTVAIIGLGGVGLSALLGAVTAGAGRIIAVDLNESKLAKAKELGATDIFDSKQPDFIEDIRKATGGGVDYAFETAGAVAAMEIAYKITKRGGTTVTTGLPHPEHKFSFPQVTLTAEERTIKGSYVGSCVPNRDIPRFIQLYKQNKLPVHELLTGSITLEEINEGFDRLANGEATRIILTF
- a CDS encoding zinc-binding dehydrogenase, with product MGKVAVMTEAEMMEYREYEVPNADTGGVVVKVLRTNICGSELHIWKGMHPTKKSGVLGHEMVGEVYSLGEGVDRDYAGESIKIGDRVVAAYYITCRKCTPCQEGNFHLCEHAYDFWNLDPNVAPHFHGTFATHYYIHPDQYFYKVPDSVSDVAAASANCALSQVYFGIDKAQITYGQRVVIQGAGGLGLNAAAVAKEKGARVIIIDGVESRLELAKKFGADHVINLNEFSTLEARTEEVLRLTDGKGAHAGIEVSGVPAAFAEGIHLIRQGGKYVSIGNISPGKLTPFDPGLLTRKSIQVLPVVRYDPWYLKKALDFLKSTSEKYPFNEMLDREFSLAEIKTALDESAARNVVRGSIVIAGKSALLNESVTN